The bacterium genomic sequence GAGACAGCAACTGTTGCTACTGACGCGGAAGATTCCTTTCAGAGTCCGGTTACTGAAGTTCAGGGGAAGAAGAAGGTTCTCGTTGTTGATGATGATCCGCTTGTAGTAAAAGTACTTCAGGATCCCCTCAAGAGAGCAGGTTACGATGTAGAGGTAGCCTCTCATGGATTGGAAGCTCTGCAGAAAGTAAAGGAAAAAAGGCCCGATTTAATAATCCTTGATATACTTATGCCCCTGATGGACGGGTTTAAAGTAGCAAGGTTTTTAAAATTCGATAAGAGGTTTAAAGATATTCCTATTATAGTATTAACCTCAAGGGCTACTGAAGGTGAAAGAAAGATGGGAGAAAAAGTTGGAGCTAATGAATTTTTATACAAACCGTTCAGGCTCCCTCATGTTTTGGATGTAGTGCAAAGGTACTTAAATGCTTAGTACGGCAAAGACAATTGATTATCGTGTTGACCAGGACAACGGCAGAACTATTGCCAGAGCCCTTGTTGAGAATAAGCTTGTCACTCTTGAGCAGGCAAAATCTCTGCTCGCAGAAGTCAGAGACAGCGGAGGAGATAAGAATTTTGAGCAGCTTCTTATTGATAATCAAGTATTGGATGAAGAGTCGATTTTAGAAACAAAGGCAGCTTTGTGGAATGTTCCATATATTGATTTGAGTAATTACGAAGTTGATCCTGAAGTTCTGGACTTAGTTTCTGATAAAGCTGCACGTCAGTATAAATTTTTTCCCCTTTTTCGTATAGACGGGACACTGCTCATAGCTATGTCCGACCCGAAAGATGTAAAAATTATTGATAAAGTTACACAGATTACGCAGCTTGAGGTGTCACCTGCACTATCTTCCGGAAAAGCAATTTCAGATGCAATAGACCGTTATTACGGCAAAGCGGAAGAGGTTCCGCCTGAAGTGGCAGTCTCTAATGAAGAACTCCAGGATCTGTTGGAGAGCATAGAATCTGAAGACGAAGAAATAGAAGAAGAAAAATCGACACAGGACCTTGAGCGCCTCGCAGAAGAGGCTCCTGTAGTAAAAATGGCGAACATGGTGCTTATTCAGGCCATTGTAGAGGGCGCTTCAGATGTGCATTTTAATCCTGAAGAGACAGAGCTTCGCGTAAGATTCCGTGTTGACGGAGTGTTGCGGGATGCTTTTCATCTTCCCAAAAATCTGCAGGAAGCAATTATTTCAAGAATAAAAATTCTGTCTAATCTTGATATTGCAGAACATCGTATTCCTCAGGACGGACAGCTTAGGCTTAAACTTAA encodes the following:
- a CDS encoding response regulator → MRIERSNETATVATDAEDSFQSPVTEVQGKKKVLVVDDDPLVVKVLQDPLKRAGYDVEVASHGLEALQKVKEKRPDLIILDILMPLMDGFKVARFLKFDKRFKDIPIIVLTSRATEGERKMGEKVGANEFLYKPFRLPHVLDVVQRYLNA
- the tadA gene encoding Flp pilus assembly complex ATPase component TadA; its protein translation is MLSTAKTIDYRVDQDNGRTIARALVENKLVTLEQAKSLLAEVRDSGGDKNFEQLLIDNQVLDEESILETKAALWNVPYIDLSNYEVDPEVLDLVSDKAARQYKFFPLFRIDGTLLIAMSDPKDVKIIDKVTQITQLEVSPALSSGKAISDAIDRYYGKAEEVPPEVAVSNEELQDLLESIESEDEEIEEEKSTQDLERLAEEAPVVKMANMVLIQAIVEGASDVHFNPEETELRVRFRVDGVLRDAFHLPKNLQEAIISRIKILSNLDIAEHRIPQDGQLRLKLKDGRSIDIRVSTLPSAYGENMVLRILDKSAALLNLENLGYEEDTYKIISDILSNSYGIMLVTGPTGSGKTTTLYAALNRLSTIEKNVITLEDPIEYRLPLIRQSQVNVKAGMTFAKGLRAILRQDP